One segment of Candidatus Babeliales bacterium DNA contains the following:
- a CDS encoding AAA family ATPase, which yields MSKFSNWIKITAFIFSFFIFSEFSANPVQENPAELEQILSEMSPEDQQQLQAELEKFRDQYLEEKRDAGFKLLETFEFLCEHLGQMINNNQIKNFDRENVLAHIKETRKTIHELKKNAKTAFDPYSIKILFDIIESYINHLRTLVKNSLKTVPELDLQGVIKRSIESEKFDPEELEKQVLRCQKNIESLERESQNVGRSLFNRAYCRIEKFCSDHHVFSRTGKALILALGGYWVLSRINNDTFESFGFNNVPGLNSLKESIGENPKLQITKIGEHKSIEVINQPNVTTAGWIEHSLGRGGLNLVDLTLPPLITWATLWGPLQNNWEAIKLWTQKKWSYLRGVLRGGPVENKTESWKKDPKQKFDDVIGQQAAKDAVVAIKDSVINEEACRRAGIKPAQGILFYGPPGTGKSMLAEALGTEFKNHVDKNINFLAICPADLEYLKALTGSPTGIGALFGLLIPDGITVLVLDEIDMIGLQRERDSKELSQLLTEMSGIMSANSSKHIIVIGITNRPENLDDALLRSGRFGKAIWFDYPSLQDRITYLTRELENRCIINIDSDYIEKLAKETERCTFEDLNKILTGALLKAKAHREALNENHLEEAFDEEIRRILFDDSSLPEEHKKMLAAHQAGHALAAMLLDKINKVTKVTIRAVSKKLQEESIYAKYSENGKSKEKTQANDPIELGKVFTEKPDNVRTLYTRDELINQIKINLAGHIAENILRSNAGNYHKEDKEKALAYARQIIFEGMDPNSLPKNIKNKRNHEAFVLMNKCEKEIETLLLQFKTELKEIADTLQEKLTLSYSELFAILNKSLENNEEKLKIEPVTAPAA from the coding sequence TTCTTTTTTTATTTTTTCAGAATTTTCTGCGAATCCTGTGCAGGAAAATCCCGCTGAGTTGGAACAAATTTTATCAGAAATGAGTCCTGAAGATCAACAACAGTTGCAAGCTGAGCTTGAAAAATTTAGAGATCAATATTTAGAAGAAAAACGTGATGCCGGATTTAAACTTTTAGAAACATTCGAATTTCTTTGTGAACATCTTGGTCAAATGATTAACAACAATCAGATAAAAAACTTTGATCGCGAAAATGTATTAGCTCATATTAAAGAAACAAGAAAAACTATTCACGAACTCAAAAAAAATGCAAAAACCGCATTTGATCCTTACAGCATCAAAATCCTGTTCGATATCATTGAAAGTTACATAAATCATCTGCGTACTTTAGTGAAAAATAGCTTAAAAACAGTCCCCGAACTTGATTTACAAGGTGTTATTAAACGAAGCATAGAAAGCGAAAAGTTTGACCCAGAAGAACTCGAAAAGCAAGTTTTACGCTGTCAAAAAAATATTGAATCACTTGAAAGAGAATCACAAAATGTAGGCCGTTCACTTTTTAATAGAGCGTACTGTCGTATTGAAAAATTCTGTTCAGATCATCATGTATTTTCTCGTACAGGAAAAGCTTTAATACTTGCACTTGGTGGCTATTGGGTTTTATCTCGTATTAACAATGATACTTTTGAATCATTTGGTTTTAATAATGTTCCGGGATTAAATTCATTAAAAGAAAGTATCGGTGAAAATCCTAAATTACAGATCACTAAAATCGGTGAACATAAATCAATCGAAGTCATAAATCAACCGAATGTAACTACTGCAGGATGGATAGAACATTCTTTAGGAAGAGGTGGATTAAACCTTGTTGATTTAACATTACCGCCACTTATAACTTGGGCTACCTTGTGGGGACCTTTGCAAAACAATTGGGAAGCTATCAAACTGTGGACACAAAAAAAATGGTCCTATCTGAGAGGTGTTTTACGCGGTGGGCCCGTCGAAAATAAAACAGAATCATGGAAAAAAGACCCAAAACAAAAATTTGATGATGTTATTGGCCAACAAGCAGCTAAAGATGCTGTAGTAGCCATTAAAGATAGTGTTATCAATGAAGAAGCATGCCGTAGAGCAGGCATTAAACCAGCACAAGGTATCTTATTTTATGGCCCTCCTGGTACCGGTAAATCTATGCTTGCAGAAGCACTGGGCACTGAATTCAAAAATCATGTAGATAAGAACATTAACTTCCTTGCAATATGCCCCGCAGATTTAGAATATCTAAAAGCACTAACTGGTTCTCCAACTGGTATTGGTGCTTTATTTGGATTACTCATACCTGATGGCATTACCGTATTAGTACTTGATGAAATTGATATGATCGGTTTACAACGTGAACGTGATTCTAAAGAATTAAGTCAATTATTAACTGAAATGAGTGGTATTATGAGTGCTAATTCATCCAAACATATTATTGTAATTGGTATCACCAATAGACCTGAAAACTTAGATGATGCATTATTGCGTTCCGGCCGTTTTGGTAAGGCAATCTGGTTTGATTACCCTTCATTGCAAGATCGTATTACTTACCTTACTCGTGAACTTGAAAATCGTTGCATCATAAATATTGATAGCGATTATATTGAGAAACTTGCAAAAGAAACTGAACGTTGCACTTTTGAAGACCTTAACAAAATTCTTACGGGTGCCTTACTAAAAGCAAAAGCTCATAGAGAAGCGTTGAATGAAAATCATCTAGAAGAAGCATTTGATGAAGAAATTCGTCGCATTTTATTTGATGATTCTTCATTGCCTGAAGAACATAAAAAGATGCTCGCTGCTCATCAAGCCGGTCATGCATTAGCAGCCATGCTTTTAGATAAAATCAATAAAGTAACCAAAGTAACAATTCGCGCAGTCAGTAAAAAACTGCAAGAAGAATCTATATATGCAAAATATAGTGAAAATGGTAAGTCAAAAGAAAAAACACAAGCAAATGATCCAATAGAACTCGGTAAGGTTTTCACTGAAAAACCAGACAATGTACGTACGCTCTATACCCGCGATGAACTTATAAATCAGATTAAGATTAATCTCGCTGGGCATATTGCAGAAAACATTCTTAGATCTAATGCTGGAAACTATCATAAAGAAGATAAAGAAAAAGCACTTGCTTATGCGCGACAAATTATTTTTGAAGGCATGGACCCAAATAGCTTGCCAAAAAACATAAAAAATAAGCGCAATCATGAAGCATTTGTCCTCATGAATAAGTGTGAAAAAGAAATAGAAACGCTTCTCTTGCAGTTCAAAACTGAATTGAAAGAAATTGCTGATACATTACAAGAAAAACTCACACTCAGTTATTCTGAATTATTTGCGATTCTTAATAAGTCTCTTGAAAATAATGAAGAAAAGCTAAAAATTGAACCAGTAACAGCACCAGCAGCATAG